The region aattattgtcagtcctcagacattgccacaggtgttcctaccataggatatcctgaaaacatgacctgttggtggtcttgaggactggagttggggacccctggtctaagacactgcatgctgctctgactggccagcactgggcACAGGTGCAACACTGGTTAACCAAAGCAGgtctagtgtcttagactaatgatacatactaagggtgcgttcagaccaccgtatattggctggggtttcacgccaagccgatatacgatgtcctcgtctgcagggataggggggggaggggggaggatggaagagccaggagcaggaactgagctcctgccccctctccgcctcctctccgccccctctccgcccctctgcactatttgcaatgaaaggaggcgggatggggcctctcctcattgaaaatagtgcaggtgggtggagaggggtgcgggagctcagagcactgctcccgactcttccagcctcctccccctgcagagagagacgccgtatatcggccggcgtgaaaacccagccgatatacagtcgtctgaatgcacccgaagggtgaatgcacacaggcagatgTAGTGTGGAATCCAGAGCAAGCGTCCTCCTTTGAATCccgcctatagcatgctatgcaaaagtgattcttcatgcacacgagcagaaaccaattcaattgcggtttccactagaggatgaaaaaaaaattgcagcatgttctatttttgcttgGATTCCAaggcgatgacacgggaaaagcaggagtttaaaaaaaaaagtctgtactgcgcatgtctgacgttGAGCCATGCAGACTATCTGGAGAACAGATGGAGATTCAAAAAAGCAAGTACACGCTGACGCCGCTGCCAAGGCCAGATTACGACTCGCCGGTGTGCATGCAGCCTAATGCAGTgtgtgcatcgggtagtcagagaagttgctgtggtcatctttgtttgtccaggcctggagggtcactttaaagtaaGTCAATTGAAATTAGCCATACTAAGACCATTAGATTGGACATGCTAGGGTTCAATGTGTGATCTCAGCTCCGACTCCTCCTGTACTTTTGCTCTTGGTCTTCTGCAGACTCTCTTACGTTCTCTGCAGCTTGTGACTCTTCCAAAGTAGAcgagagctgtcaatcattagGCAAGAAAAGGGTCTGAAGAACAAGAGCAGAAggacaagcttgacaaagaccccatgGGTCGAAACATCGCCTTTTTTGTTCTtggcatggaggaataaagtcacCTTACTACTTCACACCTATTTATGCTGCCACTGGTTTCTCTTTATTATGCGCAAAGCCGGTTTTTGCCGTCATTCTTGGGGAGGACACTGCGCATGCCCTATCATTATGGCTGTGCGTTCCACTCTAGATCTGCGAGACTTTTGTTAGTCTGGTACATGGGCTGTAGACTTCTGTTAAATGCCGCGGGAGGAAGGAGCTACCCGGAACATGGCAGATGGCATTTCACAATGGAGGTAATTTTGAATACACCTGTTTAATGTTTGTATGTAACTTGGCAGTGGGCGCTTCCTTGATGTCCATTTGCTATGTGGTATATGTGTCTAGTATCTAATGATGTAGTGTGTATGGGTGATCAGGCTTCACAAAGACCGTATCAGGTTGAACCATTGCTGGATCTTCATTTtaaatatggaacaataaaggttgGATATACTTTTTAACCAATTTTGAATGCTGCCAGATTTCCTTCTTCTCTTTATTATACATGCTACGGTACTATCTCATTGAACAATACGAACATATTTGGTGTAATAATGACTATCACCACAGAAGGACCATAGATACAACTAAGGCCTCGTTCAAAAAAGCGCTGTTTTAGCacaataagtgtgtgtgtgtgggggggggggggttctctctgtcccacccactccaccCCACAACCCCCACttcaccccccaaatcttttcgcaatattaggcagttactcgaaaaaaaagtaatactcaatcaagtaattgctctaaacgagcacgttcgctcatctctagtcaggtcctatcttttctcgcaccatggaccttagatgaGAGTTTGCAGTCCACATCCTAGCTTTGATTGGTGCAAGctttttgcgtgtctaaaattccttcatgtgataAAATTCTATAGGAaatcattgtttctaatagacgcaatcttttcacaTCTCTATATACTGCGCTAGAACAgctctcatgtgaacgaggcctgagaGAGATACTAAGAGGACTACTTTACTCATAGCACATTCCCTGATGTGGATCCATATATTTTATGGAAACGCCTACAGCATATACAGAAGAAGTTCCTTTATTAGAATAGGCcattacatgaaaaaaataaaactgaaacCCTGAACGACAACTGTCAAATAAAGACTCAAAACCCAAAAGAATCAGACACTCACTCTGGCTTTCATACGGACAAACTGCAAAGTGTCTACTACTTTATCTTTGTCTCCCTCTGACATCCAATTAATCTTGAAGTTGGCctatggccccccccccctctcttcctccccccaaTCTGTATGTCTTGTCTGTGAGTCACACCAACCATGTTTAACAAGTTCACTGTTAAGCTTATTAGCAGGACTGCTCGGCTTCGACCTGACATGTTGAACTAGTAGTCCCTTTTCATCTGACCGAGTTGTTTTGTATTGCTTTCATGTATTACATGTCTGTCATATTAGAAATTATCAATAAAAAcggattcaaaaaaaaaaaaagtgtctactaCAAAATTATGAAAGGAAACTAAAAATATTAAAGCCCAATACTACTCAAAAATAACAAATGTGTAAAGCTACCCGATGTCGTTTTGGAGGGCTAAGACACTGCAgggtatagacattaaataaccagaggggTTTTTGCTCCGGATCTTAgagacaggtaggaactttcaaaatgttgatccagggattattctgactgcaattatggagttgggaaggaatttttccccctaaatcgggtaaattggcttctgcctcatcggtgtttttttttgccttcctctggaacaaaGGGGTGTGTGGAAACGGGGTGACcagttgtcttttttcagccttgcatgctAGGTTACTATCCCgttttaaggccgctttcacacagatgACACAATCACCATGAGAgggaaagaggaagaaaaaaacccACTAATCTCACAACTTTGTAGTACCCTTTGTGTTGAGGCATCAGCTATACACTCTACCCCattcattaaataaaaaaaaaataaaaaattttacacaCATGCTGTCAGCTCCCTGACACTTGCTTGAAGTTTtccggcagagcttcctggtcaggagtttgaaattcCCTTCcttcaggaagctctgcctctgattggttctcgagcgctgcagctcagccattcaataaatggtACTATACACCAATCCATCTGTCCAAGATCGACCCGGATTGCTCGGCTGACTGTTAGAGAAATTGTAGTGGCAAGGGGTCATTATTACATATATTATGCAGCTGCCCATCTCTCAACCAGGATTGAGACTCCATGTTCcaactgctgtcttccttggttgGTCGCAGTCTAGACATCcccctgtgagggtatatgtatatattgccatatgttttttatgcttttatacctgtatgcaagttctattcaaagttaaaatgagaaaaacttatatgtcgccttacatcagatattccaaatgtttgcaaggctgagagagatgtgtccagaaattcagagatgatacagaaccgaacacgaaggcagcgtgcttggctgttttcccagaggcgccgtatcaagataacgactgtttaactacgtatatgactatcagtgcctcagccggaaatccggacttaacatatatggttatgcggggaatttgagccaatgagaccatcacccattcctagttatgagaccaaagagtataagatcccatgtaatctgtaataaagtgcgcaatcatgtccccgtgtgaggaactataccagacctccgtgtgtggtgtctcttctttaccgccggcagcggggcattggggtgggcctgattggtgctgtacgcagaaatttccctgacaaatggcgcccaaaggtggggcggtaaaaccggagccgtgcagcgcagtccacccggatccacgccacagagaagccgtcctgctgcaaaccgagcctgatcaactcacagaactccagatAAGactggcatatatttatgttgtgttttacgctgagagtcttgcagcaggagggactatctgtgttttgtgaccagacgggttgggttaagagttctacatggtaactcgtgggcttcaggtttgccgtcacggaccagaccgtgataagcgcaccaatcactcacccaggaactagtctgtagtctatttgtactttaaaGTCCAtagcgttttagcaatagtgaaggttgtttgttgtatctgcagaattttttttctcttttttcatttggtctcacagacgaaggaaccctcggttgttttagttgttgatggtttagctaagagggatgcactctgtgagataggtcccatagacgaaggaaccctccgttttagtttagttagttgttgatggtttagctgagagggatgcactctatgggactggttccatggaaggagatgccttcggttgttttgcagtatataaggggctaacaatttgggtcagaaggatgcactctatggagcgtgttattattgttgttgttctagtatgcgtaagaccttattaaagaagacagagcccctcaagggccgccgccgtgcggatcaattggtggaggagagacaagggtcccaatctgtaaaatgtaagaaatctcttatgaaaatgtgtaacaaggaccccgcacggtagattacagcatggtgactgggaggaggtccttaggaccaagaagggtgccTTGAAAGAGCAAGGTTTACTAGAAAGTGCTAAAATGAGGatcagagagacagtcagagaaagttaagtatgtacacgtattaagaaagtatctgtaagtgaaatgtcggaaagtacagtaagtgatcaagagggtggcgggagagtgtctactgacggtaacattggcagttaggtagggagagaagtatggggaacaagcaaagtcgagaggaaagttacatAGCATGTGATTTATTGGCAGAGagaggaaaatgtgtataatggtagaggggtgtgtgtgtgtgtgtgtgtgtgtgtgtgtgtgtgtgtgtgtgtgtgtgtgtgtgtgtgtgtgtgtgtgtgtgtgtgtgtgtgtgtgtgtgtgtgtgtgtgtgtgtgtgtgtgtgtgtgtgtgtgtgtgtgtgtgtacacatacaaatggttaactgagcttgcttttagtgggagaaggattgtttacttgaagctgcagcctgTGTCTAGGttccaaggtcaagagataacagagaaaatgcaatactaaccctggaaagtagccttgtttgcttgaatagaatgaaaGCTTGAAAttaatctaatgaattatacagTCTTAGAATTCAGGAaagatagcaatttctaaggtatattcttactgggttctgaggtcacaaatggacacgtcttggtctctttcatacaggtgtaagaaagttataccccactcacatcctctGGGGGCTTTTAATACAGGGGTTGAAAGTGCAGAACATGTTGcactgtcagaaggtcccagcatatgtgttatttaggagttcaaatgcaggggatagttaaactaaaacaactctgttcagccggtgaatgcatattcatagagagataagttattttgcaaaggtgggggctttcagacttcactttttgttcagggtcacagaCCGAGAAGGAaaggcagcggggcattggggtgggcctgattggtgctgtacgaaGAAACTTtccctgacacccctcactagcTCTATTGAACATTAACTCACCTAATCCCACCAaaattttgggaggcaaaatgttggCATCAAATTTAGTAAATCGTAGACATTGGAAAATTACAGACATCccaaatataggagacactacCACTCTGATCAAttagatgtatgtatgtatatgaaaCAATATCTGAAAATAACACCCCTACATTTCTGAAATACCAACATATATGGAGCTCATGGATTTCTTGCAGTCAGTATTACCTGGGTGACTGTCAATTTCCAATCTGGCAGAGACCTGTACCTCTTAAATAATTGATAATTCTACAGGAGCCGTACCCACAACCCTTTTTGTTTGATCTAGTACTAGTTATTTACCCACCTTTCCCCTTCACTCTTGTTCAACCCAATAGATGTTATTTTCATCCTTTATTTTAGGCCCCCtggcacacaggtggaaattcatgcagaatttctgcccgtgcccactgccataggattgcattaaagaATGCAAccctatgcacacagctgcgatttgtccgcgaTTGTATTTCTGTGCGGGCTGAAACATCAGTAGTGACAGGCCAGCTCTGCTGGCGCATAGCAGAGATGAAGACACGGGGGAGcatgtctctgcaggggcacggatcCGCATTtttctgcgagaattcttgcagcaggatccgacGCAGCCGTCTGCAGATGGCCTTACTTACATAAACCATATGTCTATTGGAATGTTATAACTATTTGTTATTGAATGTGTTCATCTGTTATTGTTTGTTATAAAGACTAACACAAATattgaaaggagaaaaaaaaagttgcaactaCCTTAAAATTTTATCAATAGAAAGTACAAGATGATGCCCAACAGCAATCAGGGTACTGTTGGCCATCATGTGGAGTTTTGTGCAACCCTCCAAGAATATGCCTCAGACCATCACAGACCCTCCACCAAACCAGTCATGCTAGAGGATGTTGCTGGCAGCATAATGTTCACCAGTCGATGGTGCTGGACTATGAGCACAGTTTCCACTACAGGATGTGGAGTCGTCAGAGTCTGTTTGAGAATTTGGTTAGAAACATGTAGACCAGTAGCCCGCTGGAGGTAGTCATTCTGTAGGGCTCCCGCAgtgctcctcctgtccctccctgTACAAATGAGCAGATACGAGTCCTAATGCTGTGTTGTTGACCTTCTACTGCTATGTTCTGCTCTCCTTGTGTAAAGGCCAATGTCCTGATATCGGCACTATGTTCTTGAGACTTTACTGTGTCTCTCAGCACACTTGTGTTGGCATATATGAATGTGCCAATCTAGaagagcaggactacctgtacaaACTGATTGCGTTGCCGTGATTGTGCACAGAGTAATGGCACTGCAGGCACAActcttattcacttcaatgacagctgtAATACCATGCAGTCACTGCAGAATGGATGAAGAtgcttcctgctccatacagtGAAAGCaggctggtgaacagctgatcagtggggattctgAGCGGTGGATCCCTACTGatgaactattaaaggggttgtcccgcgaaacaaagttggggtatacacttctgtatggccatattaatgcacattgtgcattaattatgagccatacagaagttattcacttacctgttccgttgctggcgtccccgtctccatggtgccgtctaattttcagcgtctaatcgcccgattagacgcgcttgcgcagtccggtcttctcccttctgaatggggcccccCGTGCCAgaaagctgctcctcgtagctccgccccatcacgtgtcccgattccagccaatcaggaggctggaatcggcaatggaccgcacagaagacctgcggtccaccgagggtgaagatcccggcggccatctgcgcaaggtaagtaagacgtCACcagagcacggggattcgggtaagtacctgcatcgggtttgtctcgcgcaaaaaaacccgtttcggtgcgggacaacccctttaatgacatatcCTGAGTGTTtagatttttgaaaaaaaagcttGCGACTTATAATAACCCACTAAAGTAACTGCAGTCAGTCACATTTTGTCCTCCCACAATCTATGTTAAAGGAAgaggagaaaataaataaaaaccacaAGTTGGCATTTGTGTTTTTTGTGCGTTGcctttaacataagaaagtcctattgacaatgggaaaaaaaatttccaaGGAAAAAcagctagtgggtaggcaccctgagCAGTAGTATGTTGAAAGTACTATTGATACAATagatattttctttattctcacaatccctttaaagaattAAGTTTAGTCTACTAGTTTATTTTCTTCCAATTTATTAAGTCCTACCAATTAAAAGTatataacaattaaaaaaaaaaaaaaaaaaaaaaaaaaaaccacaataaagTTATATTATTTCAAACACCTCAGTTGCATCTCTCCGTAACATTTTTCTTTAAACTTCGATTTGAGagattgttttttgtttctttcaaaTTTTATCCTTAAAAATGTGATACAAATTCTCCATATCTCATCATACAAATTATCCATCCAGAATAAGCCTTCAGAGATATGGAGTTTCCTGACTACTGTAATTATACATATTTATCGTGAAGATATAAAGTGCAATCTAGTGATCTCCCAGGTTAGTCAGTAGAGCCGCATTATATATGACATCAGATATGTATCCTAGTGAGGTCTGGGAACCATTTTCATTCATTGTCTGAGGGAACATCTCCCAATATGATCCTTGAGAGGGAACTGCAAATTGCTCCAGATCAACAAGCTGGGTGTTGTACACCATACCCTCACAGCCAAACTCTGGACTGGAGGAGACGTTCTGCCAGTGCAGATCCTGTTGCCTGTAGGTGTGCATATACGACTCACCAGAGAACTGCTGAGAAACTTGAGACTCCTGTTGAAATGATGGATATCCAGCTTGTGGCATGGAGGATACATGCTGAGCAGGATGTCCATACATTATAGACTGGTTTGGAGGTAAGGACATGGGAACTAGGGTATCTCTTTGACTACAGCCCTGAGAGGAAGATGCTGAACCCAAGCAGAGATGGTGAGCTCGAAGGGAAGATCCTCTTCTACAAAGTAACTTGCCACTCttgtttttcctggctctgcgatTCTGAAACCAaacctgcagaagaaaaaaaataaaaaaattagatTATATATAACTCAGCAAAATGCAACATAATTCTGGctaaatttgcattaaaaaaattattaaaggcTTATGCTCATAGCACCACAtttgttatgattttttaaagcttttctgCTTCTTGCATAACCAGAaacatggcttcataggcagagAGCCTGGCTTACGTGTGACACGGGAGAAAAACTAAGCCAACTCATAAGTGGTGCAAATTtagacaaaagtgtctaaagCTCTATCAACTGTCAGTTAGGGCTACACAGGGAGTTTAGCCTTGTCAGGGGTCATGTGACAAAAGATCATTCCGTAGCCCTACAACCTTGCACAACCATTTAACTCAATGGAGTAGGTCAGatgagaagaggaaaaaaaaaaaaaaaaaaaaaaaccaccttgAGTTTTTTTTTGCAACCTGCAACTCCATTGAGTTACATAGCAGTGTGAGGTtgcagggctatacagcaatcttTGGTCTCATAACCCCCATCatgaaatatcgcagcagaatcagacccggcgccccccagagaccctatacttacctctccggatatGCCGTGTGCCTCGCCCGacatgcatgcgcagtgcatgacgtggattcctgcgatacttctgcagtggcCACTGCGTGGAGTATCGTGGGacagtggcttccattgactgcagtccACATGATTTTTCTCCAcaagcagggggaaaaaaaaacatttaaataaaCCAGTTGATTTCCAcccatgggcaggggagaatagtttaacacagcatgtctattgatGGACCTTGCTGTGGAAGCCTAAAACAGAAGCACAGTATGAACAGGTTGAGGAAGATACATCGCAATGCTGTAGATCTCCCCTGGAGACCAACGAGCAACTGAAGCCATAATCTTGGGAGGTGCTACCTCGACAATTCATGTCAGACTGACCTTGAGGGTGCCTTTCCAAGAAAAATATTCAACTCAAACTGAAAAGTCTCCACCACCCTTAAAAACATTGTCAGGCATGTTATGCCCATGGGTATACTTCCCCCTTTCTTCCAAGGCCCCTCCAACTCCTATGTTCCACAGGCAAACTTTATAGCCTCCTAATGGGAATGGAAATGCATGATTGATGCGGGCAACTTTGCAGTGATACCTCTACTACTTATGGACTACTTTCAGTTGCGCATGTAGAAATTGCCACTCCACCAATAGAATTAAAAAGAAAGGACAGGAATGAGGGAAAAGGAAGGGTCTGTCAAAAGACTCTGGATTAGGCTATACCTTCTCATACATACAGTAACTAAACATAACCTGTGTAAAAACCCATGGGAAGCCTTACTAAACGAACGGATTACAAATATATCTCCAGACTCTAGAAAGCCAATTTTGTTGTTCTTCCTAGCCACAGAACAAACTAGTTCGACCTTGGCAAAAAACCTCACTGGTCTGAGGTTAAACGCTGAATGAATTAGTGCCCGATTAATGCGAAATAATCAATATTAGAGGAAAGGTACGACAAATTACTAGATATTTTGACCCCATGGATAGATTACACCTCAACTGCACTATAAATATAAAGCCCAAAAGCTAACTTTGGGGATCCCTCCCCCCTTGGGTTGCTGCCCCATGAGagatgaaccccccccccccctccttctgcaagttggccctggccaggccactgAGGTTTTTGAATAGTTTCTATGACAAACATACCAAAGGCGGAGAAGAATCTGGCTATAACGGATTAGAATTCTACTGCCACAAACCCAACCAGCTTTGTACGCCTACATACATCATCTCAATGTTATATTCCTTTGTAGAAATAAACAATTTAAtagaaactgtaaaaaaaaaaacaaaaaaaaaaacatttccccgGGAGACTACTATTGAATAGTGTGCCTGCTGATAGCgccgcaattacacaggggtcagaacagAAGCAGTCCAAGTTTCTGCTCCAACCTCGGTTTAGTAGCTGGCCCTTGTAACTGGGTTTGGGCTGACGTCACCCATTTGACTGTGCCGTCATTTCAGTGATCAGCGCCGATGCGTTCATATCTGTCTTGCAGTGGGGCCTCATTGGTCAACAAAGGGATGGTTTCTCCAGCCGGCCAATTAGCATATATTGTTGTATACAAATTCAGATTCCTCCTCTCAGAGGGTGCCAGTTATTTTTCTATGAGGAGTTCTCCTTGTGGTATATAACACAGTGTCCTAACTGTTCTAGAGTTCTACTTCTGTTATTGGCATTGTTCAGCTTGGTCCACACGGGGGCTGATTTGCAGTGGACATTCTGCAACAGAAAGCTGGCCTCCAAGCCTCCACTGTTTGGTGTGGATTTCTTTTTCCTAAATTGATCATTCTGTAGCATAGCAAAACCCAATGCAAATCCCCATGGTGCCCCCATCCTACCTGCACTTTAGACTCCGGCAGTCTGATAATCTTGGCTAGATGCTCCCTTGTACTGATgtctggataagggataacttcaaAGACGTTCTCTAGTTCCACCTGCTGCCATTTACTGTACAGGGTCCTCTTGCGCTTCCTCTGGTTGGGTGTCCCGTTCCCAGTGGAACCCGATTCCTTTGTTTCCTTTTTAGCTTCCGTTCCTGAAAATTAATACAACCATTCTGATTTTGCCTTCTAGAGAACTCCGCATTAAGACCACCTTAACTCAGCACATATTTGCTGCGGACTTTGTGCAGTGGAAAACCTGCAGCAGAGACACAGGAAAACCAGTGACCAAATCTGCAACCAAGTTGTGCTGCAGTTTTTGTAgtggatctgctgcggattttaacccttgtatttcaagggttgaaattcACAGTATAattagacatgctgcagatttagaatatGCAACTTTTTCTAAAACGGTTTTAGAGATCTcccccacatggcttgtactataTATGCTGCATAATATTTGGAGCAAAGTCTGCTGGGGAAATTCCGTAGCATTTGCCCTAtgtatgaagccacccttattcTTACACAATGGCTACTATCTAGCTTAATATACTTGCCTCTAAAATCTATAGAAATTAATGTGAAGTGGTGACAGAGGTTTGCAGTATAATCAGAGTTCTGCAGGTTTCGAATTTACTTTGCATCTCAGTTACTCATGATTTCAACATCTCTGCTGTCAGTCAGTGGATGGGAATAATGAGAAGAACTACATAAGCATCAGAAATCTCTCCTGTCTTGATCAATTGCAACAATGTACCAGCAGATAAGTAGGCAAAATGTATGAAAACTGACTTGCAGGCTGTCAGTGGGTTGATTTCTGTCTCAGATAAGTGATGAATCGaagccaatgatttcaatggctttattGTCAGTTGCGATTCTCGCACAATATTCCTGTGcgtaagaaaagataggactaccCCAtctttaagttgttttttttttaaattaaataaacactaaaaaaagaaaaaaaaaaaactggttcatgcacaaatacactttgTTGTGgagagtgtatttgtgcatgggcCCATGTGTTCAAGCCCTTGACTTGCATGGCAACAATGATATCTGGAAGTATTttagcccatgcagtgatttgagaatcatgcctgttttttaatgcagtgccaccTGAGGACCCATAGTTTGAGCATCTAGTATTGACTGTCAGCATTGCccattgtgcacatgaatttctccagattctctaaaTCTTGATATTATGTAGTGTAGAcagtgggatattcaaagtcctcACAATTTAACATAGAGGATCACTTTCctaaaattgttccacaatttttagacccAGTTTTTCAGATTTGTGGATCTctggccatctttgcttctgagagactctgcctctttaACATGCTCTTTTCATGTGACTTGGTAGAAAatggaccctccagctgttttctattagtaccacttaagctccatttagacaGAATGAAGGTCAAGCAAACCATCCCTGACACTTGTCTGTCCTTGCTCCTGTGCTTCTctcctcgcccctctccattgacttatagtggccttcagtactgaacggctgccatTTATACTAAGCGATCTGCTCATCGGCCATTGTTTATACtgcatggacaatgagctgattgctcattgTTTAGTGTAAACTGCAGCAgt is a window of Eleutherodactylus coqui strain aEleCoq1 chromosome 4, aEleCoq1.hap1, whole genome shotgun sequence DNA encoding:
- the SEBOX gene encoding homeobox protein SEBOX; translated protein: MEKILRAAFYPNTELPVPPWNCQDSVPAPGTEAKKETKESGSTGNGTPNQRKRKRTLYSKWQQVELENVFEVIPYPDISTREHLAKIIRLPESKVQVWFQNRRARKNKSGKLLCRRGSSLRAHHLCLGSASSSQGCSQRDTLVPMSLPPNQSIMYGHPAQHVSSMPQAGYPSFQQESQVSQQFSGESYMHTYRQQDLHWQNVSSSPEFGCEGMVYNTQLVDLEQFAVPSQGSYWEMFPQTMNENGSQTSLGYISDVIYNAALLTNLGDH